The following coding sequences lie in one Anguilla rostrata isolate EN2019 chromosome 8, ASM1855537v3, whole genome shotgun sequence genomic window:
- the egfra gene encoding epidermal growth factor receptor, with protein sequence MKIFGKTMAMLTEFGILFTCLLTLGCCAMSEKKVCQGINNRLSLLGSPEDHYKNLVKVYSNCTVVLENLEITYTEPHHDLSFLKNIQEVEGYVLIALNKAATIPLENLRIIRGHALYDNQYALAVLSNYDNDSPVRNVYTTTGVRSLPLKSMTEILRGGVKFVNNHFLCNVETIQWFDIVDKSSKPSMVNPPSNPGKHCKKCDPSCFNGSCWAPGPGNCQTLTKLNCAQQCSRRCKGPQPVDCCNEHCAGGCTGPRPTDCLACQAFQDEGTCKNACPSLMVYDSRTHQLDFNPDGKYSYGATCVKNCPHNYVVTDHGACVRTCSADTYEVDEKGVRKCKKCEGPCPKVCNGVGMGELTNVLSINASNIDSFKNCTKINGHVSIFSTTFNGDKHTKTAPMDPSKLDVFKTVKEISGYLLIQAWPRSLSSLRPFENLEIIRGRTKWGSVSLSVNNIPISHLALRSLKEISDGDVIIKGNPNLCYSTPDHWKKLFKSTQQSAQVEKNMDVDLCASQNRTCDEMCTEDGCWGPGPTMCFSCLHFMRKGCCVGSCNLLEGDPREFEVNKTCVECDSECLPQNGTRTCSGPGPNECVECVHYKDGPHCVPRCPQGIPGEGNTLIWKYADKMKVCQLCHENCTQGCTGPGLHGCDTKGNSSIIAAAVVGGLLAFVILALGILVLMRRRHIKRKRTLRRLLQERELVQPLTPSGEAPNQALLRILKETEFKKIKVLGSGAFGTVYKGLWVPEGEDVKIPVAIKVLREATSPKANKEILDEAYVMASVDNPHVCRLLGICLTSTVQLITQLMPHGCLLDYVKENKDNIGSQYLLNWCVQIAKGMNYLEERHLVHRDLAARNVLVKTPQHVKITDFGLAKLLNADEKEYHADGGKVPIKWMALESILHRTYTHQSDVWSYGVTVWELMTFGTKPYDGIPASEIAGVLEKGERLPQPPICTIDVYMIMVKCWMIEADSRPRFRELVAEFTKMARDPPRYLVIQGDDRMHLPSPTDSRFYRTLICDEDMADAVDADEYLVPYQGFFSSPSTSRTQLLHSMSLNSSIGACHSRNGNGFPMRENSIILRYIPDPTEKFLETDFQPAPDYVNQNGGSALAPMGSPYQRPTTARGALPAMASDETEAEYLNCFKRSNDGPEYLNTPLSTVPELNFNGPQHCSQGFGLQTSLDNPDYQQEFTPPVKSRANGHLPATENVEYLGLAVQAEVH encoded by the exons TGTGTCAAGGAATCAACAATCGGCTGTCACTCCTGGGGTCGCCAGAGGACCACTACAAGAACCTTGTGAAAGTCTACAGCAATTGCACGGTGGTTCTGGAGAACTTGGAGATCACCTACACTGAGCCCCACCACGACCTGTCCTTCCTCAAG AACATCCAGGAGGTGGAGGGCTATGTGCTGATCGCCCTCAATAAGGCGGCTACCATCCCCCTGGAAAATCTGCGTATCATCCGAGGCCACGCCCTCTATGACAACCAGTACGCCCTGGCCGTTCTGTCCAACTATGACAACGACAGCCCCGTGAGAAATGTTTACACCACTACTGGGGTGAGATCGCTACCACTGAAGAGCATGACAG AAATCCTTAGAGGAGGTGTGAAATTTGTAAACAACCATTTCCTGTGCAATGTGGAGACAATACAGTGGTTTGACATCGTGGATAAGAGCAGTAAACCATCTATGGTTAATCCCCCATCCAATCCAGGAAAACACT GTAAAAAATGTGACCCAAGTTGTTTCAATGGATCCTGTTGGGCTCCAGGCCCAGGAAACTGCCAAACCT TGACCAAACTGAACTGTGCTCAGCAATGTTCCCGGAGGTGTAAGGGGCCCCAGCCTGTCGACTGCTGCAATGAGCACTGCGCTGGGGGCTGTACCGGGCCCCGTCCCACCGACTGCCTG GCGTGCCAGGCCTTCCAAGACGAAGGGACCTGTAAGAACGCCTGTCCCAGCCTCATGGTGTACGACTCCAGAACACACCAGCTGGACTTCAACCCAGATGGGAAGTACAGCTATGGGGCCACCTGCGTAAAAAATTGCCCAC aTAACTATGTGGTGACAGATCATGGAGCATGCGTTCGGACCTGCAGTGCAGACACCTACGAGGTGGACGAGAAAGGGGTCAGGAAGTGCAAGAAGTGTGAGGGACCTTGCCCAAAAG TTTGCAATGGAGTAGGAATGGGAGAACTTACAAACGTCCTGTCGATCAATGCCTCAAATATCGACTCCTTCAAGAACTGCACCAAAATCAATGGGCACGTGTCTATCTTCAGCACAACGTTTAATGG tgacaaacacacaaagactgCTCCAATGGATCCTTCCAAGCTGGATGTTTTCAAAACTGTCAAAGAAATTTCTG GGTATCTGCTGATTCAGGCCTGGCCACGCAGCCTGTCTTCCCTCAGACCCTTTGAGAACCTAGAGATCATCCGCGGAAGAACCAAATG GGGCAGTGTAAGCCTTTCTGTCAACAACATTCCCATCAGCCACCTGGCCCTGCGCTCCTTAAAGGAGATCAGCGATGGGGATGTGATCATCAAGGGCAACCCCAACCTGTGCTACTCCACCCCGGACCACTGGAAGAAACTTTTTAAGTCCACCCAGCAGAGCGCCCAGGTGGAgaaaaacatggatgttgaccTCTGTG CCTCGCAGAACCGCACCTGCGATGAGATGTGTACAGAGGACGGCTGCTGGGGTCCAGGCCCCACAATGTGCTTTTCCTGCTTGCACTTCATGCGTAAGGGGTGCTGCGTGGGCTCCTGCAATTTGCTGGAGGG TGACCCACGTGAGTTTGAGGTCAATAAGACGTGCGTTGAATGTGACTCTGAATGCCTTCCCCAGAATGGAACCAGAACGTGCAGTGGACCA GGTCCTAatgagtgtgtggagtgtgtgcacTACAAAGATGGCCCCCACTGTGTCCCCAGGTGCCCTCAGGGCATCCCCGGGGAGGGAAACACCCTTATCTGGAAGTATGCCGACAAGATGAAGGTTTGCCAGCTGTGTCACGAGAACTGCACCCAAGG ATGTACTGGCCCTGGTTTGCATGGCTGTGACACTAAAGG GAACTCATCCATAATCGCGGCAGCCGTGGTGGGCGGTCTGCTGGCCTTTGTCATTCTTGCCCTGGGCATCCTGGTGCTAATGCGGAGACGCCACATCAAGAGGAAGAGGACTCTGCGCAGgctgctgcaggagagagag TTAGTTCAACCCCTCACCCCAAGCGGGGAGGCGCCCAACCAGGCTCTCCTCCGCATACTGAAGGAGACAGAGTTCAAGAAGATTAAAGTCCTGGGATCCGGTGCCTTCGGGACTGTATACAAG ggTCTATGGGTTCCAGAAGGGGAGGATGTCAAGATTCCGGTGGCCATCAAGGTTTTGAGAGAGGCCACATCTCCTAAAGCCAACAAGGAAATCTTGGAT GAGGCCTATGTGATGGCTAGCGTAGATAACCCGCACGTGTGTCGTCTGCTGGGCATCTGCCTGACCTCCACAGTCCAGCTCATTACCCAGCTCATGCCCCATGGCTGCCTGCTGGACTACGTCAAGGAGAACAAGGACAACATCGGCTCCCAGTACCTGCTGAACTGGTGTGTGCAGATTGCCAAG GGAATGAACTATCTTGAAGAGCGCCACCTAGTTCATCGTGACTTGGCAGCCAGGAATGTGCTGGTCAAGACCCCCCAGCACGTCAAAATCACAGATTTTGGGCTGGCAAAGCTCCTCAATGCGGATGAGAAGGAGTACCACGCTGACGGAGGGAAG GTACCGATCAAATGGATGGCCCTGGAGTCAATACTGCACCGGACGTATACTCACCAGAGCGACGTGTGGAGCTATG GCGTGACAGTATGGGAGCTGATgacatttgggacaaagccGTACGACGGTATCCCGGCCAGCGAGATCGCAGGGGTCCTGGAGAAGGGGGAGCGGCTGCCCCAGCCGCCGATTTGCACCATCGACGTCTACATGATCATGGTCAAAT GTTGGATGATTGAAGCAGACAGCAGGCCACGTTTCCGGGAGCTCGTCGCCGAATTCACCAAGATGGCCCGAGATCCACCTCGCTACCTTGTCATTCAG GGCGATGACAGGATGCACCTTCCCAGCCCCACGGACTCCAGGTTCTACCGCACCTTGATCTGCGATGAGGACATGGCGGATGCAGTTGATGCAGATGAGTACCTGGTGCCCTATCAAGGTTTCTTCAGCAGTCCCAGCACCTCCAGAACTCAGCTTCTTCACTCCATG AGTCTGAACAGCAGCATAGGAGCCTGCCACAGCAGGAACGGC aaCGGCTTCCCAATGAGAGAGAACAGCATCATTCTCCGTTACATCCCTGACCCCACAGAGAAATTTCTAGAAACAGACTTCCAGCCTGCTCCAG ATTATGTGAACCAGAATGGTGGCTCTGCACTGGCCCCAATGGGGTCCCCTTACCAGCGGCCCACAACCGCTCGTGGTGCCCTCCCGGCCATGGCATCTGATGAGACGGAGGCAGAGTACCTCAACTGTTTCAAGCGCTCGAACGACGGGCCTGAGTACCTGAACACACCCCTGAGCACGGTCCCCGAGCTCAACTTCAACGGCCCCCAGCACTGCAGTCAGGGGTTTGGCCTCCAGACCAGCCTGGATAACCCCGACTACCAGCAGGAATTCACACCCCCAGTCAAGTCCCGGGCCAACGGGCATCTCCCAGCCACTGAGAACGTGGAGTACTTGGGCTTGGCTGTGCAGGCTGAGGTCCACTAG